A single genomic interval of Falco cherrug isolate bFalChe1 chromosome 8, bFalChe1.pri, whole genome shotgun sequence harbors:
- the IFT70B gene encoding tetratricopeptide repeat protein 30B, whose amino-acid sequence MEAAPVPDGQYTAAVYGLIGGGRCGEAVALLSRELQKSSRSRAGLSLLGYCHYQLQDFAAAAECYEQLVALHPELDAYRLYLAQALYKAGLYAEALRAASPLLDLPAYQGRALRLQAAIHYAQGDLPAAKSLVEEALAAAADGGPGAAEDPSERADAEINLGCLLYRQGRHEEASGKFAGAMQVLGYYPELSYNMALCCYAAKQYAPALKHISDIIERGIHQHPELSVGMTTEGIDVRSVGNTLLLHRTALVEAFNLKAAIEYQLHNLKAAQEALTDMPPRAEEELDPVTLHNQALMNMDSQPTEGFEKLQFLLLQNPCPPETFGNLLLLYCKHQYYDLAADVLAENAHLTYKLLTPYLYNFLDAIITCQTAPEEAFHKLDDSAGTMTEQLRRLTKQVQDARQNWDDEAVKKAVNEYDETLDKYVPVLMAQAKIYWDMKNYTMVEKIFRKSVEFCNEHEVWKLNVAHVLFMQENKYKEAISFYEPIVKKHYDNILHVSAIVLANLCVSYILTSQNEDAEELMRKIEKGEEQLSYDNPDKNVYHLCIVNLVIGTLYCVKGNYDFGISRVIKSLEPYNKKLSTDTWYYAKRCFLSLLENMSKHMIMLRDSVIQECIQFLKQCELYGRNIPAVIEQPLEEKRIHSGKNTVTYEARLLRALMYKIIGWAA is encoded by the coding sequence ATGGAGGCCGCGCCGGTGCCCGACGGGCAGTACACGGCCGCGGTCTACGGGCTGATCGGCGGCGGGCGGTGCGGGGAGGCGGTGGCGCTGCTGAGCCGCgagctgcagaagagcagccGCTCGCGGGCAGGGCTCTCCCTGCTGGGCTACTGCCACTACCAGCTGCAGGACTTCGCGGCGGCGGCCGAGTGCTACGAGCAGCTGGTGGCGCTGCACCCCGAGCTGGACGCGTACCGGCTGTACCTGGCGCAGGCCCTCTACAAGGCCGGGCTCTACGCCGAGGCCCTGCGGGCCGCCAGCCCGCTGCTGGACCTGCCCGCCTACCAGGGCCGGGCCCTGCGCCTCCAGGCCGCGATCCACTATGCCCAGGGCGACCTCCCGGCGGCCAAGAGCCTGGTGGAGGAGGCGCTGGCCGCCGCCGCAGACGGCGGCCCCGGAGCGGCCGAGGACCCCTCGGAGAGGGCCGACGCCGAGATCAACCTGGGCTGCCTGCTGTACCGGCAGGGGCGGCACGAAGAGGCCAGCGGCAAGTTTGCCGGCGCCATGCAAGTGTTGGGTTACTACCCTGAGCTGTCCTACAACATGGCGCTGTGCTGCTACGCGGCCAAGCAGTACGCCCCTGCCCTCAAGCACATCTCCGACATCATAGAGCGCGgcatccaccagcacccagagCTCAGCGTGGGCATGACCACGGAGGGCATTGATGTGCGCAGCGTAGGCAACACTCTGCTCCTGCACCGCACGGCCCTGGTGGAGGCTTTCAACCTCAAGGCGGCCATTGAGTACCAGCTGCACAACCTGAAAGCGGCCCAGGAGGCACTCACAGATATGCCGCCAAGGGCTGAAGAGGAGTTGGATCCAGTCACGCTGCACAACCAAGCGCTAATGAACATGGACAGCCAGCCCACTGAAGGGTTTGAgaaactgcagtttcttctgctgcagaacCCCTGTCCACCAGAAACTTTTGGAAACCTGCTGCTTCTCTATTGCAAGCATCAGTACTACGATCTGGCAGCTGATGTGCTGGCAGAGAATGCCCATCTGACCTATAAACTGCTCACACCTTACTTGTACAACTTCTTGGACGCCATTATTACTTGTCAAACTGCCCCTGAGGAGGCTTTTCACAAGCTAGATGATTCAGCAGGGACAATGACTGAGCAGCTGAGAAGGCTCACGAAGCAGGTACAGGATGCTAGGCAAAACTGGGATGATGAAGCTGTAAAAAAGGCAGTTAATGAGTATGATGAGACTCTGGATAAATATGTGCCTGTCTTGATGGCCCAGGCAAAGATCTACTGGGACATGAAGAACTACACAATGGTAGAAAAGATTTTCCGCAAATCAGTGGAGTTCTGTAACGAACACGAGGTGTGGAAGCTCAATGTGGCTCACGTACTCTTCATGCAAGAGAACAAGTATAAAGAAGCTATTAGCTTCTATGAGCCGATAGTTAAAAAGCACTATGACAACATTCTCCATGTTAGTGCCATTGTGTTAGCTAACCTCTGTGTCTCCTACATCCTGACAAGCCAGAATGAAGACGCAGAGGAACTGATGAGGAAGATTGAGAAGGGGGAAGAGCAGTTGTCCTATGATAATCCTGATAAAAATGTCTACCATCTTTGCATTGTCAATCTAGTCATTGGTACCCTCTACTGCGTGAAGGGAAACTATGATTTTGGTATTTCAAGGGTCATTAAAAGCCTGGAGCCGTATAACAAAAAACTGAGCACTGATACGTGGTATTACGCCAAACGGTGTTTCCTATCCTTGCTGGAGAACATGTCCAAGCACATGATCATGCTACGAGACAGTGTTATTCAAGAATGCATTCAGTTTCTGAAGCAATGTGAGCTGTATGGAAGAAACATCCCAGCTGTCATTGAGCAACCCCTTGAAGAGAAGAGGattcacagtggaaaaaatactgttaccTATGAAGCCAGGCTTTTGAGGGCGCTGATGTATAAGATTATTGGGTGGGCTGCATAA